The genomic region AAAGAACtctttttatgtgtgtgagGATTTATGTCTTTATGTCTAAAACAGCAAAAAtataatcttatgatggacacaCAGTACAAACCCACTGGCCCTTTCACCTtgtctgtgtactgtatgttactGGGTGCGTCCACTAGCAGCCACACTCCTGGGTGCCCTGCGTCTGAGCACGACGAGGAGAACGGAGCTGTCGTAACGCAGCATCTCCATACTGGATACCTGAACCCATCCTCTCTGGATCCAGCTCACCTGAAAATAAGAGAGAAGATGTGAGAGAGTGGGCTTCATGTTGGGATCTCCACCAACTctgaaaacatggcattttttgtaaataattgtttgttttttattgatttttagcATTACATTGGAAAGTTAACAACACAGTGCCCTTTGCATTTTCAGAAATAAcaaacaatacaataaataaataataaaagacaCCATCTATGCTAAAATAAGCTTGCATAAGCCCATGGCTGTCACCTTACCTTTTTTTGCTGAATCCCCAAATCCTGCCTCTGTATCCCTTTACCACCCAAACATACCACCAAATATGAAGATGCCTGCCCTGGATATTTCTTACCCAATTCCTGTGCTACATTACTCCAACACTTTGAGATCCAGGACACTCCCAGAAATTGTGTCCCAATGTCTCTCTTACATTTAATACAAAGGGGAGAGGTCTGGTTATTCATTTTAAGTATAAATAGCATTATGTGGGATCTGTGGAGTATTTTTATATTGagtatttaattgttttttaataaGTTGTTTCTGACTTTAACTATGACAATTCTCCATGAGACCTGCGGGGTCTGGAGTCTTACCTAAGCCTTCCTTGTTGTTCCTGTCAGGATAAGAAGCGATTTAGAGTCGGGGGTTAGGGTTATAGGAGAGGATCGCAGTTCCTACCTGACTCTATCTTGTTGAGGATTTTCCGAGCGCACTGGACAAAGGCCTCTTCAACGTTCTCCCCAGTTAGAGCACTTGTCTCCAGGAACAtcagctctgacacacacacacacacacacacacacacacacacacacacgcacacgcacacgcacgttATTTTAGCCCTTTGAAGTCTGAACAATACAATAAATTTACTTTGAGCAGCATACTTCTTTTCGGAACCCAAGTAAATGCTATcatttcaaaaaaatgtatggTGTTAATGACATGCCAAAAAAGTCCTTCTTCTAACAATAATAGGTCAAATGCCTGGAGCTCCGTTCTAATGAGAGATACATCCCCCAGCTATTATTAGAGGTTATGAGTAGAACTATCAATGCATCCCACTATATGACAGACTGTTGAGTCTACCATTCTCCTGAGCGAAGCGTGAAGCCTCCAGGAACGTGACCTCTCTGTCTGCGTCCAGGTCCTTCTTGTTTCCACATAGAATGATGACGATGTTCTGACTGGCCAGCATCCTAGCATCACTCAGCCACGTGGTCAGAGCGTTGTATGTCTCTCGACTGCAGtgtacagagacagacaggttacagtttttaaaaaaaagaggggACTTGACACCGAGGCAAATTTAATCACAATCTTGTTTTGTGATTGGCTGATTTACCTGGTGATATCATAGACCAGCAGAgctcctgcagctcctctgtAGTAACTCCTGGTCACagacctaacacacacacacacacacacacacacacacacacacacacacacacacacacacacacacacacacacacacacacacacacattgattaAAAATTCGTTGAAAAAAAGAGCGTGCAGAGGTCTTGTTAATAGTTAGTCCACCCTTGCTTTTGGGATAAAAACGAACAGCGGTAATAACAGCACAAAACCTCACAGGAAATCAATGCGATCCGCCATCTTGCTACTACTGTTTACTCACATTGTGCATACAAACTGTTGAAAAAGCGGACTTAGATTTTAACACTACGCATGTAGTAGAAATAAATGACATATGAGCACAGGGTCCAAAATGTGTTGAGAAAAAGGGTGAGGGGATTACATTTGTCCTTAACCATAGACAGTTATTTGGGGATTTTCCCCTACCTGAACCTTTCTTGTCCTGCAGTGTCCCAAATCTGCAGTTTGACCATTTTATTGACGACACTGATGATCTTGGAGCCAAACTCCACTCCA from Sander lucioperca isolate FBNREF2018 chromosome 3, SLUC_FBN_1.2, whole genome shotgun sequence harbors:
- the rab4a gene encoding ras-related protein Rab-4A, whose product is MSESYDFLFKFLVIGNAGTGKSCLLHQFIEKRFKDESNHTIGVEFGSKIISVVNKMVKLQIWDTAGQERFRSVTRSYYRGAAGALLVYDITSRETYNALTTWLSDARMLASQNIVIILCGNKKDLDADREVTFLEASRFAQENELMFLETSALTGENVEEAFVQCARKILNKIESGELDPERMGSGIQYGDAALRQLRSPRRAQTQGTQECGC